In one window of Chryseobacterium viscerum DNA:
- the ftsY gene encoding signal recognition particle-docking protein FtsY — translation MSWFKNIFKKEEKETLDKGLEKSSQGFFEKMTKAVVGKSKVDDEVLDDLEEILIASDVGASTTIKIIGRIEERVARDKYVSVNELDKILRDEISGLLLENPHANTGNIDTSKKPYVIMVVGVNGVGKTTTIGKLAHQFKSEGKKVVLGAADTFRAAAVDQLVIWSERVGVPIVKQEMGSDPASVAFDTVQSAVAQNADVVIIDTAGRLHNKINLMNELSKIKRVMQKVIPDAPHEILLVLDGSTGQNAFEQAKQFTAATEVNALAVTKLDGTAKGGVVIGISDQFQIPVKYIGVGEKMQDLQLFNGTEFVDSFFKKR, via the coding sequence ATGAGTTGGTTTAAAAATATTTTCAAAAAGGAAGAAAAAGAAACCTTAGACAAAGGATTGGAAAAATCCAGCCAGGGATTCTTTGAAAAAATGACGAAAGCCGTAGTCGGTAAAAGCAAAGTAGATGATGAAGTACTGGATGATCTGGAAGAAATACTGATTGCATCCGATGTAGGTGCCTCCACCACTATCAAAATCATAGGAAGAATTGAAGAACGTGTTGCCAGAGACAAATATGTAAGCGTAAACGAGCTGGATAAAATTCTTCGTGATGAGATTTCAGGGCTATTGCTTGAAAATCCTCATGCCAATACAGGAAATATTGACACCTCCAAAAAACCTTATGTCATCATGGTTGTAGGAGTGAATGGAGTGGGAAAAACAACAACAATAGGAAAACTGGCTCACCAGTTTAAATCAGAGGGTAAAAAAGTAGTTCTCGGAGCTGCAGACACCTTCAGAGCTGCTGCAGTAGACCAACTTGTGATCTGGAGCGAAAGAGTGGGTGTTCCTATCGTAAAACAGGAAATGGGATCTGATCCTGCTTCCGTAGCATTTGATACTGTACAAAGTGCTGTAGCCCAAAATGCAGACGTTGTCATCATTGATACAGCAGGAAGACTTCACAACAAGATCAACCTGATGAATGAACTTTCTAAGATCAAAAGAGTAATGCAAAAAGTTATTCCTGATGCTCCTCACGAGATCCTGTTGGTTTTAGACGGTTCTACCGGACAGAATGCCTTTGAACAGGCAAAACAGTTTACAGCTGCAACGGAAGTAAATGCTTTAGCCGTTACAAAACTAGATGGAACAGCAAAAGGAGGAGTTGTAATTGGTATCTCTGACCAGTTCCAGATTCCAGTTAAATATATTGGTGTAGGCGAAAAAATGCAGGATTTACAGCTTTTTAATGGTACGGAATTTGTAGACTCATTCTTCAAGAAAAGATGA
- a CDS encoding RidA family protein yields MKKILVLACTVTFLFSFSQKTMSPVEYKSSPKVFSIKGLSQSVSIDCGSSKMILLSGQVPLDPEGNLLGNTIEEQTHQVFKNIENILKEYGGTGKDIIKLGIFTTDIKKTPDFRKVRDLYVNLQNPPVSSLVEVSRLFRDDVLIEIEATAVIKNK; encoded by the coding sequence ATGAAAAAGATACTTGTTCTGGCCTGCACAGTAACTTTTCTATTTTCATTCAGTCAGAAAACAATGAGTCCTGTAGAATATAAAAGTTCGCCAAAAGTCTTCAGCATAAAAGGCCTTTCACAGTCAGTAAGTATTGACTGCGGGAGTTCTAAAATGATTTTATTATCCGGACAGGTACCTCTGGACCCGGAAGGTAATCTTCTGGGAAATACTATAGAGGAACAGACGCATCAGGTTTTCAAAAATATTGAAAACATCCTGAAAGAATATGGAGGAACAGGAAAAGATATTATCAAACTGGGAATCTTTACAACAGACATCAAAAAAACACCTGATTTCAGAAAAGTCAGGGATTTGTATGTCAATCTTCAAAACCCTCCTGTAAGCAGCCTTGTAGAAGTGAGCAGGCTTTTCAGAGATGATGTGCTTATAGAAATAGAAGCTACAGCAGTGATTAAAAATAAATAA
- a CDS encoding DUF4295 domain-containing protein, which translates to MAKKVVATLQSGQSKKMTKVVKMVKSSKSGAYVFEEKVMNADEVDGYLKK; encoded by the coding sequence ATGGCAAAGAAAGTAGTAGCAACCCTACAAAGCGGTCAGTCTAAGAAAATGACGAAAGTGGTGAAAATGGTTAAGTCTTCTAAATCAGGAGCTTACGTTTTCGAAGAAAAAGTAATGAATGCTGACGAAGTAGACGGTTATTTGAAAAAATAA
- the rpmG gene encoding 50S ribosomal protein L33, whose translation MAKKGNRVQVILECTEHKESGMPGMSRYISTKNKKNTTERLELKKYNPVLKRSTLHKEIK comes from the coding sequence ATGGCAAAAAAAGGAAATAGAGTTCAAGTAATCCTTGAATGTACAGAGCACAAAGAAAGCGGTATGCCAGGAATGTCTAGATACATTTCTACAAAAAATAAAAAGAACACTACAGAGAGATTGGAATTGAAAAAATACAATCCTGTTCTTAAGAGATCTACCCTTCACAAAGAAATTAAGTAA
- the rpmB gene encoding 50S ribosomal protein L28, whose translation MSRICQITGKRAMVGNNVSHANNKTKRRFEINLLEKKFYLPEQDKHVTLKVSAHGLRVINKIGIEEAIERATRNGLIKKN comes from the coding sequence ATGTCAAGAATTTGCCAAATAACAGGAAAGCGTGCAATGGTTGGTAACAACGTTTCTCACGCTAATAACAAAACGAAGCGTCGTTTTGAAATTAACTTATTAGAGAAGAAGTTTTACCTTCCAGAGCAAGATAAGCACGTAACACTGAAAGTATCAGCTCATGGATTGAGAGTGATTAACAAGATTGGAATCGAGGAAGCTATTGAAAGAGCTACTAGAAACGGATTGATTAAAAAGAATTAA
- a CDS encoding T9SS type A sorting domain-containing protein, with amino-acid sequence MKRIYILLSMLPVGLMAQNFTEVQTSMNNFYYSAADIADIDNNGTMDIVLNGAIDSDGDGNVDSTYNEVYQNNGTTLLPYAGLGADVTHLGDIKFIDYNNDGLMDIISTGLSYMDVVNYKQYRFKNTGTGFVKDAELPGKIYGSVEVFDFNHDGKSDYAINGTQYGHGGGFGNTLDYYKNTGAGFDVTANWVDGTQNGSFKVVDLNNDNLLDLVIIGSDINGAPVSKVYMNQAGILTPTQDLAPVAVGKIDFADFNADGFQDVVVIGRDGNDDGYFAVLMNDGTGNLTPQTITGTDISDISLSVGDLNNDGYYDFIISGNENYNAVVKTYIYDVSNNNFNEGTLTGISALGGPGLINLFDFNNDRHLDILLGGFDWAASDLPSLTKIFKNNSTAENAKPTPPTQLNMTKNGNRFNFTWSGASDDKTPVSALRYEITVGSAQGAHDIAKYVVTTPSWFLDLDPAIQNVYWSVKSIDASKVYSDASVQSVLGTAEIKSDKKVIIYPNPVSDKVYIKGEKVSEAEMYSMDGKKLNINVNGDQSIDVSHLPKGVYLLKLKIKNEITTRKLTIK; translated from the coding sequence ATGAAGAGGATTTATATTTTATTGTCTATGTTGCCTGTGGGCCTGATGGCTCAGAATTTTACTGAGGTACAGACCAGCATGAATAATTTTTATTATTCTGCGGCAGACATTGCAGATATAGACAACAATGGGACAATGGATATCGTGCTCAATGGAGCCATAGATTCTGATGGTGACGGAAATGTAGATAGTACTTATAATGAAGTGTATCAGAATAATGGAACAACATTATTACCATATGCAGGACTGGGGGCTGATGTGACCCATCTTGGAGATATTAAATTCATTGATTATAATAATGACGGGCTTATGGATATTATTTCCACAGGGCTCAGCTATATGGATGTTGTGAACTATAAACAATACCGGTTCAAAAATACAGGAACAGGGTTTGTAAAAGATGCTGAACTTCCGGGGAAAATTTATGGATCAGTAGAAGTTTTTGATTTTAATCACGATGGAAAATCTGATTATGCTATTAACGGAACTCAATATGGCCATGGGGGAGGTTTTGGAAATACATTGGATTATTATAAAAATACGGGTGCTGGTTTTGATGTGACAGCAAACTGGGTTGACGGAACTCAAAACGGAAGCTTTAAAGTAGTAGATCTTAATAATGACAACCTTTTGGATCTTGTGATTATTGGGTCAGATATTAATGGGGCTCCGGTTTCTAAAGTATATATGAATCAGGCAGGCATTCTTACTCCAACGCAGGATCTAGCTCCTGTAGCTGTTGGGAAAATAGATTTTGCCGACTTTAATGCAGACGGATTTCAGGATGTTGTAGTGATTGGAAGAGATGGAAATGATGACGGATATTTTGCGGTTCTGATGAACGATGGTACAGGTAATCTGACCCCTCAAACAATTACCGGAACTGATATTTCAGATATTTCACTGAGTGTTGGTGACCTTAATAATGATGGGTATTACGACTTCATTATTTCAGGAAATGAAAACTATAATGCTGTTGTGAAAACCTATATCTATGATGTTTCCAATAATAATTTTAATGAAGGAACATTAACGGGTATAAGTGCACTGGGAGGTCCGGGGCTGATTAATCTATTTGATTTTAATAATGACCGCCATCTGGATATCTTATTGGGCGGCTTCGACTGGGCGGCTTCTGATCTGCCTTCATTAACTAAGATATTTAAAAATAATTCTACTGCTGAAAACGCAAAGCCTACACCGCCAACTCAACTGAACATGACCAAAAACGGAAACCGTTTTAATTTTACATGGAGCGGTGCTTCAGATGATAAAACTCCGGTGAGTGCATTACGTTATGAAATTACAGTAGGATCTGCACAGGGAGCTCATGATATTGCCAAATATGTAGTAACAACACCATCATGGTTTCTGGATCTTGATCCGGCCATTCAGAATGTGTATTGGAGTGTGAAATCTATTGATGCTTCAAAAGTCTATTCTGACGCTTCTGTACAAAGTGTGCTGGGGACAGCAGAAATTAAATCTGATAAAAAAGTTATCATCTATCCGAATCCTGTATCCGATAAAGTTTATATCAAAGGGGAAAAAGTTTCAGAAGCTGAAATGTATTCTATGGATGGAAAAAAACTGAATATCAATGTGAATGGAGATCAGTCTATTGATGTATCCCATTTACCTAAAGGAGTCTATTTATTAAAACTGAAGATAAAAAACGAAATAACCACAAGGAAGCTTACGATTAAATAA
- the lnt gene encoding apolipoprotein N-acyltransferase, with the protein MKYVLLTLISAMLLSVSWPTYGVPFFIFFALVPLLMMEHGVSKFSDYKRKSWVVFGLSYLCFVIWNIVTTGWLYGSKNPDGSHSLMAVVFPVLVNSLLYSLVFQCYHWYKNAQGTYWGLGFLIAIWMSFEKFHLGWELTWPWLNLGNVFADYPKLIQWYDTLGATGGSFWILLTNVLIFYTVRTWEAGRKRKDLIKNSAIVGALIVLPMIISVIKYNNFDEKPAGQVSVLMLQPDLDPYAEKYSKDSLTIEQDLLALAEKNSTGKIDYYIAPETALPGRGSISETAFEKSLLLNNIKGFLSNHPGSVFATGISSHRFFYNPADLPKEAYQINSGVWVSSYNTAIQLVPNQKVQAYHKGKLVPGVEIFPYMNVLKPLLGDAMLNLGGTVASLGTDKERVAFSNPYNKGKLAPIICYESIYGEFVTDYVKKGANFLAIMTNDSWWGVTEGHKQLLSYAKLRAIETRREIARAANSGISAHINAKGEITADTFYGDKTALFAKVNLYDTMTFYTRAGDLLSRFSIFALGFLLFYYLIEWFKKKTKKA; encoded by the coding sequence ATGAAATACGTTCTACTTACACTTATTTCAGCAATGCTGCTGTCGGTTTCATGGCCAACTTATGGAGTTCCGTTTTTTATATTCTTTGCCCTTGTTCCGCTTCTGATGATGGAACACGGAGTTTCAAAGTTTTCAGATTACAAAAGGAAAAGCTGGGTCGTCTTCGGATTGTCTTATCTATGTTTTGTGATCTGGAATATTGTAACCACGGGATGGCTGTACGGCTCAAAGAATCCTGACGGAAGCCATTCTCTGATGGCTGTTGTATTTCCCGTATTGGTCAATTCTCTTTTATATTCTTTAGTATTCCAATGCTATCACTGGTACAAAAATGCCCAGGGAACCTATTGGGGACTGGGATTCCTGATCGCGATCTGGATGAGTTTTGAAAAATTCCATTTGGGATGGGAGCTTACATGGCCGTGGCTTAACCTTGGGAATGTATTCGCCGATTACCCCAAACTTATCCAGTGGTATGACACATTAGGAGCTACCGGAGGAAGCTTCTGGATACTTCTGACCAATGTTCTGATTTTTTATACAGTAAGAACCTGGGAAGCTGGCAGAAAGAGAAAAGACCTGATTAAAAATTCTGCCATTGTTGGAGCTTTAATTGTTCTTCCAATGATTATTTCAGTGATTAAATACAATAATTTTGATGAAAAGCCAGCCGGACAGGTGAGCGTTTTGATGCTGCAGCCGGATCTTGATCCTTATGCCGAAAAATATTCAAAAGACAGCCTTACCATTGAGCAGGACTTACTGGCGCTTGCTGAAAAAAATTCAACAGGCAAAATTGATTATTATATTGCTCCGGAAACAGCTCTTCCCGGCAGAGGATCTATTTCTGAAACAGCTTTTGAAAAGAGTTTACTTCTCAACAATATCAAAGGATTTTTATCCAATCATCCGGGATCTGTTTTTGCAACCGGAATTTCTTCACACCGTTTTTTTTATAATCCGGCTGATTTACCTAAAGAAGCGTATCAGATCAATAGTGGTGTTTGGGTAAGCAGTTATAATACAGCGATTCAATTGGTTCCTAACCAAAAAGTACAGGCTTACCACAAAGGGAAATTGGTACCGGGTGTTGAAATATTTCCTTATATGAATGTTTTAAAACCACTTTTAGGAGATGCCATGCTCAACCTGGGTGGTACTGTGGCGTCCTTGGGAACAGATAAAGAAAGAGTTGCCTTTTCAAATCCTTATAACAAAGGGAAACTGGCACCTATCATCTGCTATGAAAGTATCTATGGTGAGTTTGTAACAGATTATGTAAAAAAAGGAGCTAATTTCTTAGCCATTATGACCAATGACTCCTGGTGGGGTGTTACAGAAGGGCATAAACAGCTTTTGTCTTATGCTAAGCTTAGAGCCATTGAAACCAGAAGAGAGATTGCCCGTGCTGCTAACAGTGGAATTTCTGCCCACATCAATGCTAAAGGAGAAATTACTGCTGATACTTTCTACGGAGACAAAACAGCTTTATTTGCCAAAGTGAACCTGTATGACACCATGACATTTTATACCAGAGCGGGTGATCTTCTTTCGAGGTTTTCCATATTTGCATTGGGCTTTTTATTATTCTATTATCTGATTGAATGGTTCAAAAAGAAAACGAAGAAAGCTTAA
- a CDS encoding VanZ family protein: MLKKIYKIIIIPYTLFLLYLMFLGMGRFQYEENLLTLEPVFSTIKFIQGPNRTIDIVTIVLGNIIMFIPFGFLGWIFPDLRKLKPLLFSFISCIIIVEALQYFTRMGIFEVDDIILNTFGVYLGWEFCRMIEKRVTY; this comes from the coding sequence ATGTTAAAGAAAATATATAAAATCATTATTATTCCGTATACTTTGTTTCTGCTTTACCTGATGTTTTTGGGAATGGGCAGGTTTCAGTATGAAGAAAATCTCCTTACTTTGGAACCCGTTTTTTCTACAATAAAATTTATTCAGGGTCCAAACAGGACGATAGATATTGTTACCATTGTCTTAGGAAATATTATTATGTTTATTCCTTTTGGATTTTTGGGCTGGATTTTTCCCGACCTGAGAAAACTAAAGCCATTACTATTTAGTTTTATCTCGTGTATCATCATTGTTGAGGCCCTTCAATACTTTACAAGAATGGGAATATTTGAGGTAGACGATATCATCCTGAATACTTTTGGAGTGTATCTGGGATGGGAGTTTTGCAGAATGATTGAAAAAAGAGTTACTTATTAA
- the proC gene encoding pyrroline-5-carboxylate reductase: MKIAILGAGNMGLSFSKSFLKYELIKPEHLHLIIRNQEKISKIAEEFPKSKISTFEEVKELDADLIIIAVKPQDFHSVAQNIQFTFKENQMVLSIMAGINIEKIQKLLNHPLVVRAMPNSPTLLGMGITGYTAANGISFSQLINIERLLNSTGRSVYLEEEELLDGVTALSGSGPAYFYYIIDAMIKAGIEMGIEENLSKLFVKQTMLGAYHLINNSEKNLEELIKDVASKGGTTEAALKTFEDNSFKEILKQGILNAEKRAKELNK, encoded by the coding sequence ATGAAAATAGCTATTCTTGGAGCCGGAAATATGGGACTTTCTTTCTCAAAATCATTTTTAAAATATGAACTGATCAAACCTGAACATCTGCATCTTATCATCAGAAATCAGGAAAAAATATCCAAAATAGCTGAAGAATTCCCCAAGTCTAAAATTTCCACCTTTGAAGAAGTAAAGGAACTCGATGCGGATTTGATCATCATAGCTGTAAAACCTCAGGATTTTCATTCGGTTGCCCAAAATATCCAATTCACTTTTAAAGAAAACCAGATGGTTTTATCCATCATGGCCGGAATTAATATTGAAAAGATTCAGAAATTACTGAATCATCCGCTTGTTGTAAGAGCAATGCCGAATTCCCCTACTCTTCTGGGAATGGGAATCACGGGATATACCGCTGCAAACGGAATTTCTTTCAGCCAGTTAATCAATATAGAAAGATTACTGAACAGCACGGGAAGATCAGTTTATCTGGAAGAAGAAGAGCTTCTGGACGGTGTTACAGCACTTTCAGGAAGTGGTCCTGCTTATTTCTATTACATCATTGATGCAATGATTAAGGCCGGAATTGAAATGGGAATTGAAGAAAACCTCTCCAAACTTTTTGTAAAACAGACGATGCTGGGAGCTTATCATTTGATCAATAATTCAGAAAAAAATCTTGAGGAACTGATTAAAGATGTTGCATCCAAAGGCGGAACGACAGAGGCTGCTTTAAAAACATTTGAAGACAACAGTTTCAAAGAAATTCTGAAACAGGGAATTCTGAACGCCGAAAAACGCGCTAAGGAACTTAATAAGTAA
- the murB gene encoding UDP-N-acetylmuramate dehydrogenase: protein MQENFSLKPYNTFGVEAKARYFTEINTIDELKEALVFSKTRSLQLLFLGGGSNILLTKDFDGLAVRLNLKGISEESISENEVLVTAKAGENWHEFVMYCLKKNFGGLENLSLIPGNVGTSPMQNIGAYGTEIKDIFVSCQVLDLESLELTTFNLEQCRFGYRDSIFKQEGKGRYIILEVTFKLTQKDHHIKTEYGAIKSELENLGIENPTIQDISKAVINIRQSKLPDPKEIGNAGSFFKNPTIPLVQFEDLKQRFENIQGYPNGDMVKVPAGWLIEQCGWKGKQIGNVASHKLQSLVIINATGNATGKEIFDFSTEIINSVKEKFGIELEREVNII from the coding sequence ATGCAGGAAAATTTTTCACTAAAGCCTTATAACACATTCGGTGTTGAAGCCAAAGCCCGCTATTTTACTGAAATCAATACTATTGATGAATTAAAAGAAGCACTCGTTTTCTCAAAGACAAGATCTCTTCAGCTTCTGTTTTTAGGAGGCGGGAGCAATATCCTTCTGACAAAAGATTTTGATGGTCTTGCTGTCAGACTTAATTTAAAAGGAATTTCTGAAGAGAGCATCAGTGAAAATGAGGTATTGGTAACAGCAAAAGCAGGTGAAAACTGGCATGAATTTGTGATGTACTGCCTGAAAAAGAACTTTGGAGGATTGGAAAACCTTTCTTTAATTCCCGGAAATGTAGGAACTTCTCCTATGCAGAATATCGGGGCTTACGGAACGGAAATCAAAGATATTTTTGTCAGCTGCCAGGTATTGGATCTGGAAAGCCTCGAACTTACAACTTTCAATCTTGAACAATGCAGGTTCGGTTACAGAGATTCTATCTTCAAACAGGAAGGTAAAGGAAGATACATAATCCTGGAAGTTACTTTTAAGCTGACCCAAAAAGATCACCATATCAAAACAGAATATGGCGCTATCAAATCTGAACTGGAAAATCTTGGCATTGAAAATCCAACTATTCAGGATATCTCGAAAGCGGTTATCAATATAAGACAAAGCAAACTGCCGGATCCTAAAGAAATTGGAAATGCCGGAAGCTTTTTCAAAAATCCTACTATCCCTTTAGTTCAATTTGAAGATTTAAAACAAAGGTTTGAAAATATCCAGGGTTATCCAAATGGTGATATGGTAAAAGTTCCTGCCGGATGGCTGATTGAACAATGCGGATGGAAAGGAAAACAGATTGGAAATGTAGCTTCACACAAACTGCAGTCTCTGGTGATCATCAATGCTACCGGAAATGCTACCGGAAAAGAAATTTTTGATTTTTCTACTGAAATCATCAACTCTGTGAAAGAAAAATTCGGAATTGAACTTGAAAGGGAAGTGAATATTATTTAA
- a CDS encoding pyridoxal phosphate-dependent aminotransferase: MPNISNRALHMPPSPVRKLVPFALQAKQKGIKVYHLNIGQPDIETPETALNALKNIDLKVLEYALSEGNIEYRKALTEYYHSLGFSDLTPDNFIVTNGGSEALNFAISTLCDEGDEVIIPEPYYANYNGFTSTFDVNVVAVSSTIDTGFALPPIEEFEKKITDKTRAIIICNPGNPTGYLYTREELQKLADIALKYDIVIISDEVYREYVYDGKQQISMFDFPELAENCIIIDSESKRYSMCGVRIGCMVTRSSKIRNAAMLFAQARLSPVLLGQIAATAAHQNDGAYIRAVREEYTHRRNVLVDLLNAIPGVICPKPRGAFYCVAELPVDDTEKFAQWLLEKYSLNNETIMVAPAGGFYSDPELGKKQVRIAYVLKEEDLKRSAEILKEALKKYREEFSL, from the coding sequence ATGCCGAATATTTCAAACAGAGCGCTGCATATGCCGCCATCGCCGGTAAGAAAACTGGTTCCCTTTGCATTACAAGCAAAACAGAAAGGAATAAAAGTATACCATCTTAATATCGGACAGCCTGATATTGAAACTCCGGAAACAGCTTTAAATGCTTTAAAAAACATCGATTTAAAAGTATTGGAATATGCGCTTTCTGAAGGAAATATAGAATACAGAAAAGCCCTTACAGAATATTATCATTCATTAGGTTTTTCAGATCTTACCCCTGATAATTTCATTGTTACCAATGGAGGTTCTGAAGCTCTGAACTTTGCTATTTCTACTTTATGTGACGAAGGCGATGAAGTGATTATTCCTGAGCCTTACTATGCTAACTACAATGGCTTCACCAGTACATTTGACGTGAATGTAGTAGCTGTATCTTCTACTATTGATACAGGTTTTGCTTTGCCTCCTATTGAAGAATTTGAGAAAAAAATCACAGACAAAACAAGAGCAATCATCATCTGTAACCCAGGAAACCCTACCGGATATCTGTATACCCGTGAGGAGCTTCAGAAGCTTGCAGACATTGCTTTGAAATATGATATCGTAATCATTTCTGATGAAGTATACAGAGAATATGTATACGACGGAAAACAGCAGATTTCTATGTTTGATTTCCCTGAATTAGCTGAAAACTGTATCATCATTGATTCTGAATCCAAACGTTATTCTATGTGTGGAGTAAGAATCGGATGTATGGTTACCCGTTCCAGCAAAATCCGTAATGCTGCCATGCTTTTTGCACAGGCGAGATTGAGCCCTGTTCTTTTAGGACAGATTGCCGCAACAGCAGCACACCAGAATGATGGTGCCTACATCAGAGCGGTAAGAGAAGAATATACTCACAGAAGAAATGTATTGGTAGATCTTTTAAATGCCATTCCTGGTGTTATCTGCCCTAAACCAAGAGGTGCTTTCTATTGTGTTGCTGAACTTCCCGTAGATGATACTGAAAAATTTGCACAGTGGCTGCTTGAAAAATATTCTCTTAACAACGAAACTATCATGGTAGCTCCTGCAGGAGGGTTCTACAGTGATCCGGAATTAGGAAAGAAACAGGTAAGAATTGCCTACGTTCTGAAAGAAGAAGATTTAAAAAGAAGTGCTGAAATTCTTAAAGAGGCTTTAAAGAAGTACAGAGAAGAATTCAGCTTGTAA